From Calothrix sp. PCC 6303, a single genomic window includes:
- the hemN gene encoding oxygen-independent coproporphyrinogen III oxidase, whose protein sequence is MVSQLPGVKFDLDLIKKYDTVTPRYTSYPPATELKEEFNHVDFQNAIASSNKRKTPLSLYFHIPFCQSACYFCGCNVVVTNNRNMAKPYVDYLVSDIQHVSSLVDSQRIVEQIHWGGGTPNYLNIEQVELIWKNINQNFNIAPNAEISIEINPRYITKDYIFFLREIGFNRISFGLQDFNPQVQEAINRIQPEEMLFDVMSWIKAAKFQSVNVDLIYGLPYQSLFTFRDTIKKTIELDPDRIAVFNFAYVPWVKPVQRKIPKEALPQPQEKLEILKMTIEELTASKYLFIGMDHFAKPQDELAIAQRNDNLKRNFQGYTTHAQAELLGFGATSVSMLDDAYAQNHKQLKDYYRAIDAGNLATSKGYKLNADDIIRRDVIMSIMSGNRLDKHAIAQKYNLSFDDYFADEIQGLQLLADDGLVNLSSQHITVTEIGRLLVRNIAVVFDAHQKTRERTLSRAI, encoded by the coding sequence ATGGTTTCTCAATTACCTGGTGTGAAATTTGATTTGGACTTAATCAAAAAATATGATACTGTCACACCTCGATATACAAGTTATCCCCCAGCAACAGAGTTAAAAGAAGAATTTAACCATGTAGATTTTCAAAATGCGATCGCATCCTCGAACAAACGCAAAACTCCCCTCTCACTTTACTTTCATATTCCCTTTTGCCAAAGCGCTTGTTATTTTTGTGGTTGCAATGTTGTTGTCACCAATAATCGCAATATGGCTAAACCTTATGTAGATTATTTAGTTAGTGATATTCAACATGTTTCCAGTTTGGTAGATTCCCAAAGAATCGTTGAACAAATTCATTGGGGCGGTGGTACTCCCAACTATTTGAATATTGAGCAAGTAGAATTAATTTGGAAAAATATTAATCAAAATTTTAATATTGCTCCCAATGCCGAAATATCAATCGAAATTAATCCCCGCTACATTACTAAAGATTACATTTTCTTTTTGCGAGAAATTGGTTTTAATCGTATCAGTTTTGGTTTACAAGATTTTAATCCCCAAGTCCAAGAAGCTATCAACCGTATTCAACCGGAAGAAATGTTATTTGATGTCATGAGTTGGATTAAAGCAGCGAAATTTCAAAGTGTAAATGTTGATTTAATTTACGGTTTGCCTTATCAAAGCTTATTTACCTTCCGCGACACCATTAAAAAAACTATTGAATTAGATCCTGATAGAATTGCCGTATTTAACTTTGCCTATGTACCTTGGGTAAAACCAGTACAGAGAAAAATCCCTAAAGAAGCACTACCACAACCCCAGGAAAAGTTAGAAATTTTGAAAATGACAATCGAGGAATTAACTGCCAGTAAATATCTGTTTATTGGGATGGATCATTTTGCTAAACCCCAAGATGAATTAGCGATCGCACAACGCAATGATAACCTAAAACGCAACTTCCAAGGCTACACAACCCACGCACAGGCAGAATTACTAGGTTTTGGGGCAACATCTGTGAGTATGCTAGATGATGCCTATGCTCAAAACCATAAACAACTCAAAGACTATTATCGAGCAATTGATGCCGGAAATCTTGCCACCAGTAAGGGTTATAAGCTGAACGCAGATGATATTATTAGGCGGGATGTGATTATGAGCATTATGTCTGGCAATAGGTTGGATAAACATGCGATCGCACAAAAGTATAATCTTAGTTTTGATGACTACTTTGCTGATGAAATTCAGGGTTTACAACTTTTAGCAGACGACGGGTTAGTCAATTTGTCGTCGCAACACATAACCGTCACCGAAATCGGTAGATTACTAGTTCGCAATATCGCAGTGGTTTT
- a CDS encoding heme oxygenase (biliverdin-producing), producing the protein MSSNLAIKLRTGTQKAHTAAENVGFTKCFVKGVVDRACFAKFLGNLYCVYSTLENALQTHSEHPLIKPLYFKQLNRQANLIQDLEFYYGKNWQNFISASPATQIYVDRVKAVAATEPVLLLGHAYTRYMGDLSGGQMFQKLAQSALKLVDYQGTSFYYFEHIPDKAAFKDQYRKALNALPVDDITADKIVKEANDSFQFNMMMAKDLDSYLIQAIGQELFNSLTNTQTPGSTELAHHSK; encoded by the coding sequence ATGAGTAGTAATTTAGCTATCAAGCTACGTACAGGAACCCAAAAAGCTCACACTGCGGCTGAAAATGTTGGCTTCACCAAATGTTTCGTTAAAGGTGTTGTAGACAGAGCCTGTTTTGCTAAGTTTCTAGGTAATTTGTATTGCGTGTACAGTACATTAGAAAATGCATTGCAAACTCATAGCGAACATCCTTTAATCAAACCTTTGTACTTTAAACAACTAAATCGTCAAGCTAATTTAATCCAAGATTTGGAGTTTTATTATGGTAAAAATTGGCAAAATTTTATTTCGGCATCCCCAGCAACTCAAATTTATGTAGATAGAGTTAAAGCAGTTGCAGCAACTGAGCCAGTTTTATTGCTAGGACATGCCTATACTCGTTATATGGGTGATCTTTCTGGTGGTCAAATGTTCCAAAAGCTAGCACAATCAGCTTTGAAATTGGTTGATTATCAAGGAACTTCATTTTATTATTTTGAACATATTCCCGATAAAGCTGCTTTTAAAGATCAATACCGTAAAGCTTTAAATGCTTTACCAGTAGATGATATTACTGCCGATAAAATAGTCAAAGAAGCTAATGATTCATTTCAATTTAATATGATGATGGCGAAAGATTTAGATTCTTATCTAATTCAAGCAATTGGACAAGAACTATTTAATTCCTTGACCAACACTCAAACACCAGGTAGTACAGAACTCGCTCATCATAGTAAGTAG